One Orrella dioscoreae genomic window carries:
- the hflX gene encoding GTPase HflX — MRALIISVDLGNPDFLPHAEEFAMLAKGAGAEVVATLTVRRSRPDAAYFIGTGKLEEAIAISQAEEADIVLFDQALSPAQQRNLERKLNLRVVDRVALILDIFALRAKSHEGKLQVELAQLQHLSTRLTRLWSHLERQRGGIGMRGPGESQLEMDRRMIGAKVRVLRERLDKVQRQRQTQRRARERGSHLSVSLVGYTNAGKSTLFNALTRAGAYAADQLFATLDTTTRRIWIEGAGQVTLSDTVGFIRDLPTTLIAAFRATLEETVHADLLLHVVDASSPQRDEQIAEVDKVLVEIGAADIPRILVYNKIDAAGLEPRVDRDAHGTIARVFVSAVERAGLEALRGAIAQVGTTAGNNASIHQTVQSE; from the coding sequence ATGCGCGCATTGATTATCAGCGTCGACCTGGGGAATCCGGACTTCCTGCCCCACGCCGAGGAATTCGCCATGCTGGCCAAGGGCGCCGGGGCCGAGGTCGTCGCCACGCTGACCGTGCGCCGGTCCCGGCCCGATGCGGCCTATTTCATCGGCACCGGCAAGCTGGAAGAGGCCATCGCCATCAGCCAGGCCGAGGAGGCCGACATCGTGCTGTTCGACCAGGCCTTGTCGCCGGCGCAGCAGCGCAACCTCGAACGCAAGCTGAACCTGCGCGTGGTCGACCGCGTGGCGCTGATCCTGGACATCTTCGCGCTGCGCGCCAAGAGCCATGAAGGCAAGCTGCAGGTCGAGCTCGCCCAGCTGCAGCACTTGTCCACGCGCCTGACGCGCCTGTGGTCCCACTTGGAGCGGCAGCGCGGCGGCATCGGCATGCGCGGGCCCGGCGAGTCCCAGCTGGAAATGGACCGCCGCATGATCGGCGCCAAGGTGCGCGTCCTGCGCGAGCGCCTGGACAAGGTGCAGCGCCAGCGCCAGACCCAGCGGCGCGCGCGCGAGCGTGGCAGCCACCTGTCGGTGTCGCTGGTGGGCTACACCAACGCGGGAAAATCGACGCTTTTCAACGCGCTGACGCGCGCCGGCGCCTATGCGGCCGACCAGCTTTTCGCCACGCTGGACACCACCACGCGGCGCATCTGGATCGAAGGGGCAGGGCAGGTGACGCTGTCGGACACCGTGGGCTTCATCCGCGACCTGCCCACGACGCTGATCGCCGCCTTCCGCGCCACGCTGGAGGAAACCGTGCACGCCGACCTGCTGCTGCACGTGGTCGATGCCTCCAGCCCGCAGCGCGATGAGCAGATCGCCGAAGTCGACAAGGTACTGGTCGAAATCGGTGCCGCGGATATTCCCCGCATACTGGTCTATAACAAGATAGACGCGGCGGGATTGGAGCCCCGGGTTGACAGGGACGCACATGGTACGATTGCGCGAGTATTCGTAAGCGCCGTTGAGCGCGCTGGCCTAGAGGCGTTGCGCGGGGCAATTGCACAGGTCGGCACAACCGCAGGAAACAATGCGTCCATTCACCAAACTGTTCAATCTGAATGA
- the der gene encoding ribosome biogenesis GTPase Der: MSLKPVVALVGRPNVGKSTLFNRLTRSRSALVADFSGLTRDRHYGEGRVGEKPFIAIDTGGFEPVAKTGILLQMARQTQQAIAEADAVIFLVDARAGVNAHDHEIARQLRRNSQRVLLAVNKAEGMAHNAAISEFHELGLGQPLAISAAHGDGIVELIEMALEGLGEAPALVSDEDDDFGDADPGFDPDADPQAEDVPEAPVAHRIKLAIVGRPNVGKSTLINTLLGEERVIAFDMPGTTRDAIEIDFQRGGRDYTLIDTAGLRKRGKVFEAVEKFSVIKTLQAIEASNVVLLMLDAQQEVSEQDAHIAGFILETGRALVVGINKWDGLDDERRERIVREFERKLRFLSFARMHTISALKGQGVNAVLKSVDAAHAAAFAKLSTPKLTRELQAAVEQQQPPRKGIFRPKLRYAHQGGQNPPRIIVHGSALDAIPDSYRRYLETRFREAFKLAGTPLRIEFKSSHNPYVDN, from the coding sequence GTGTCCCTGAAACCCGTCGTCGCCCTCGTGGGCCGCCCCAACGTGGGCAAGTCCACACTGTTCAACCGCCTGACGCGCTCGCGCTCCGCCTTGGTGGCCGATTTTTCCGGCCTGACGCGCGATCGTCACTATGGCGAGGGGCGCGTGGGCGAAAAGCCCTTCATCGCCATCGACACCGGCGGCTTCGAGCCGGTGGCAAAAACCGGCATCCTGCTCCAGATGGCCCGCCAGACGCAGCAGGCCATTGCCGAGGCCGACGCGGTGATCTTCCTGGTCGATGCCCGCGCGGGCGTCAATGCCCATGACCACGAGATCGCCCGGCAACTGCGCCGCAACAGCCAGCGCGTGCTGCTGGCGGTGAACAAGGCCGAAGGCATGGCGCACAACGCGGCCATCTCCGAATTCCACGAGCTTGGCTTGGGCCAGCCGCTGGCCATCTCGGCCGCGCACGGCGACGGCATCGTGGAACTGATCGAGATGGCGCTGGAAGGCCTGGGCGAAGCGCCCGCGCTGGTGTCCGACGAGGACGATGATTTCGGCGACGCCGATCCAGGCTTCGACCCCGATGCGGATCCGCAGGCCGAGGACGTCCCCGAGGCGCCGGTGGCGCACCGCATCAAGCTGGCCATCGTCGGACGTCCGAACGTGGGCAAGTCCACGCTCATCAATACGCTGCTGGGCGAAGAGCGTGTCATCGCCTTCGACATGCCCGGCACCACCCGCGACGCCATCGAGATCGACTTCCAGCGTGGCGGACGGGATTACACGCTCATCGATACCGCGGGCCTGCGCAAGCGCGGCAAGGTCTTCGAGGCGGTCGAAAAATTCTCGGTCATCAAGACCCTGCAGGCCATCGAGGCCAGCAACGTCGTGCTGCTGATGCTGGATGCCCAGCAGGAAGTCTCCGAGCAGGACGCCCACATCGCCGGCTTCATCCTGGAGACGGGCAGGGCGCTGGTGGTGGGCATCAACAAGTGGGACGGCCTGGACGACGAGCGCCGCGAACGCATCGTGCGCGAATTCGAACGCAAGCTGCGCTTCCTGTCGTTCGCGCGCATGCACACGATCTCGGCGTTGAAGGGGCAGGGCGTCAATGCCGTGCTGAAGTCCGTCGACGCCGCGCACGCCGCGGCCTTCGCCAAACTGTCCACGCCCAAGCTCACGCGCGAGCTGCAGGCCGCCGTCGAGCAGCAGCAGCCGCCCCGCAAGGGCATCTTCCGCCCAAAGCTGCGCTATGCGCACCAGGGCGGCCAGAACCCCCCGCGCATCATCGTGCACGGCAGCGCACTGGACGCCATTCCGGACTCGTACCGCCGCTACCTGGAAACGCGTTTCCGCGAAGCCTTCAAGCTGGCGGGCACGCCCCTGCGCATCGAATTCAAGTCCTCCCACAACCCCTACGTCGACAACTGA
- the hfq gene encoding RNA chaperone Hfq: MSNKGQTLQDPFLNTLRKEHVPVSIYLVNGIKLQGQIESFDQYVVLLRNTVTQMVYKHAISTVVPARAVNFQVDTPAE; encoded by the coding sequence ATGAGCAATAAAGGGCAAACACTGCAAGACCCGTTTCTGAACACCCTGCGTAAGGAACACGTTCCGGTTTCCATCTATCTGGTCAACGGCATCAAGCTGCAAGGCCAGATCGAATCGTTCGACCAATATGTCGTCCTGCTGCGCAACACCGTGACGCAGATGGTCTATAAACACGCCATTTCCACCGTCGTGCCTGCGCGCGCGGTCAATTTCCAGGTTGATACGCCTGCTGAGTAA
- the hisC gene encoding histidinol-phosphate transaminase produces the protein MSRFWSAVVHGLSPYVPGEQPKLQNLVKLNTNELPYGPSPRAIAAIQAAADDSLRLYPDPGASALRETLGRHYGVPADHVFVGNGSDEVLAHAFMGLLRHERPLWFPDISYSFYPVYCGLYGITSRSVPLADDFSIDPADYLPGEAGSAGAIILPNPNAPTGRALTRAEVERIVAGNPDAVVVIDEAYVDFGAESAVPLVAQYPNLLVVQTLSKSRGLAGLRVGYAIGQPALLEALDRVKNSFNSYPLDRLALAGAMAAIEDTDYLARTCQTVIDSRETLVAGLRQAGFEVLPSAANFVFARHPGRDAAALSAALRERGIIVRHFSRPRIDQFLRITVGTDAECRTLLDALAQILS, from the coding sequence ATGAGTCGCTTTTGGAGCGCCGTGGTCCACGGCCTGTCGCCCTATGTGCCGGGCGAGCAGCCCAAGCTGCAGAACCTGGTCAAGCTCAACACCAACGAGCTGCCCTATGGCCCCTCGCCGCGCGCCATTGCCGCCATCCAGGCGGCGGCCGATGACAGCCTGCGTCTGTATCCCGATCCGGGCGCCAGCGCGCTGCGCGAGACCCTCGGCAGGCACTATGGCGTGCCGGCCGACCACGTCTTCGTGGGCAACGGATCCGACGAAGTGTTGGCGCACGCCTTCATGGGCCTGCTGCGCCACGAGCGTCCGCTGTGGTTTCCGGACATCAGCTACAGCTTCTATCCGGTGTATTGCGGCCTGTACGGCATCACGTCGCGCAGCGTGCCGCTGGCCGATGATTTCAGCATCGACCCGGCGGACTACCTGCCGGGCGAGGCGGGCTCGGCCGGCGCCATCATTCTGCCCAATCCCAATGCCCCGACGGGCCGCGCCCTGACGCGCGCCGAGGTCGAGCGCATCGTGGCGGGCAATCCCGACGCGGTCGTGGTCATCGACGAGGCCTACGTCGATTTCGGGGCGGAGTCCGCCGTGCCCCTGGTGGCGCAGTACCCGAACCTGCTCGTGGTCCAGACGCTTTCCAAGTCGCGCGGCCTGGCCGGCTTGCGGGTCGGCTATGCCATTGGCCAGCCGGCGCTGCTCGAGGCGCTCGACCGGGTCAAGAACAGTTTCAACTCCTACCCGCTGGACCGCCTGGCGCTGGCGGGCGCGATGGCGGCCATCGAGGACACGGATTATCTGGCACGGACCTGCCAGACCGTCATCGACAGCCGCGAGACGCTGGTTGCCGGCTTGCGGCAGGCGGGTTTCGAGGTGCTGCCCTCGGCGGCCAATTTCGTGTTCGCCCGCCACCCGGGGCGCGATGCCGCGGCCCTGTCGGCGGCGTTGCGCGAGCGCGGCATCATCGTGCGCCACTTCTCCCGTCCCCGTATAGACCAATTCCTGAGGATCACCGTCGGTACCGACGCCGAGTGCCGGACGCTCCTCGACGCACTGGCGCAGATCCTCTCCTGA
- the ndk gene encoding nucleoside-diphosphate kinase, giving the protein MSTIERTLSIIKPDAVAKNVIGQIVSRFEQAGLKVVAARLTQLSRAEAERFYAVHSARPFFKDLVDFMISGPVFVQVLEGENAILKNRDLMGATDPKKAEKGTIRADFADSIDANAVHGSDAPETAAVEVAFFFPQIDVHGR; this is encoded by the coding sequence ATGTCCACTATTGAGCGCACCCTCTCGATCATCAAGCCCGACGCCGTCGCCAAGAACGTCATCGGCCAGATCGTGTCCCGCTTCGAACAAGCCGGCCTGAAGGTCGTGGCTGCCCGCCTGACCCAACTGTCGCGCGCCGAAGCCGAGCGCTTCTACGCCGTGCACAGCGCCCGTCCTTTCTTCAAGGACCTGGTCGACTTCATGATCTCGGGCCCCGTGTTCGTGCAAGTCCTGGAAGGCGAGAACGCCATCCTGAAGAACCGTGACCTGATGGGCGCCACGGACCCCAAGAAGGCAGAGAAGGGCACCATCCGCGCCGACTTCGCCGACAGCATCGACGCCAACGCCGTGCACGGTTCGGACGCCCCCGAAACCGCCGCCGTCGAAGTCGCTTTCTTCTTCCCCCAGATCGACGTCCACGGCCGCTAA
- the bamB gene encoding outer membrane protein assembly factor BamB has translation MLNLNFLRAARAAFCVTAALSLAGCGLFASDDGRYDPADLTDYAPGASAQVAWRTSIGSGGGIGLSPTVVDSAVYAASANGYVGKYDLLTGREVWRTRVDGDLTAGAGSDGVTTAVATPKGEVVAFDDTGKEKWRSRATSEVTVPPVVGYGLVIVRSGDYRIQAFNADSGERLWNVQRPGPALALRSSAQMILAEGMVIAGMPGGKMFAVQASTGNVQWEGTVATPKGSSDLERVTDVVGVPRVAGRLLCAVAYQGRVVCFDVSAGGRPQWARDFSSSVGLALDDRFLYVPDHTSVVHGFALDNGGNIWKQEALRNRRLSSPAVLGRAVALGDYDGYVHFLAREDGHLLARVSVGGGAIQAPLQATSQGVLVQTGNGDLVMISVN, from the coding sequence ATGCTGAACCTGAACTTCCTGCGCGCCGCGCGCGCCGCTTTCTGCGTCACCGCCGCGCTGTCGCTGGCAGGTTGCGGCCTGTTCGCCAGCGATGACGGCCGCTACGACCCGGCCGACCTCACCGACTACGCTCCCGGCGCGTCCGCGCAGGTGGCGTGGCGCACCTCCATCGGCAGCGGCGGCGGCATCGGCCTGTCGCCCACGGTGGTGGACAGCGCGGTGTACGCGGCCTCGGCCAATGGGTATGTCGGCAAGTACGACCTGCTGACGGGCCGCGAGGTCTGGCGCACCCGCGTCGACGGCGACCTGACCGCCGGCGCCGGCAGCGACGGTGTCACCACCGCGGTTGCCACGCCCAAGGGCGAAGTCGTCGCCTTCGACGACACCGGCAAGGAAAAGTGGCGCAGCCGTGCCACCAGCGAAGTGACCGTGCCGCCCGTGGTGGGCTATGGCCTGGTCATCGTGCGCAGCGGCGACTATCGCATCCAGGCCTTCAACGCCGACAGCGGCGAGCGTCTCTGGAACGTGCAGCGTCCCGGCCCCGCGCTGGCCCTGCGCAGCAGCGCGCAGATGATCCTGGCCGAAGGCATGGTCATCGCGGGCATGCCCGGCGGCAAGATGTTCGCCGTCCAGGCTTCCACGGGCAATGTCCAGTGGGAAGGCACGGTCGCCACGCCCAAGGGCTCGAGCGACCTCGAGCGCGTGACCGACGTGGTCGGCGTGCCGCGCGTGGCCGGCCGGCTGCTGTGCGCCGTCGCCTACCAGGGCCGTGTCGTCTGCTTCGACGTTTCCGCCGGCGGCCGTCCGCAATGGGCGCGCGACTTCTCCAGCAGCGTCGGCCTGGCGCTGGATGACCGCTTCCTGTACGTGCCCGACCACACCAGCGTGGTGCATGGTTTCGCGCTGGACAACGGCGGCAACATCTGGAAGCAGGAAGCCCTGCGCAACCGCCGCCTGAGCTCGCCGGCCGTCCTTGGCCGCGCCGTCGCGCTGGGCGACTATGATGGCTACGTCCACTTCCTGGCCCGTGAAGATGGCCACCTGCTCGCCCGCGTGTCCGTGGGCGGCGGTGCCATCCAGGCGCCCCTGCAGGCCACGTCGCAAGGTGTGCTGGTGCAAACCGGCAACGGCGACCTGGTCATGATTTCCGTCAACTGA
- the hisS gene encoding histidine--tRNA ligase — MTQAFQKLAAIRGMNDILPEAGARWEQFEAIVRDWLQSYGYRNMRAPVLEHTRLFTRGIGEVTDIVEKEMYSFTDSLNGESLTMRPEFTAGMVRAAIEHNLLYDRPQRVYAMGPVFRHERPQRGRYRQFHQIDVEALGFAGPDVDAEMIVMLARLWRQLGLTDIRLELNSLGQPEERARHREALIAHLEQHRDILDEDGQRRMYTNPLRVLDTKNPAMQAMADSAPRLSDFLGEASRAHLQGVCDRLDDAGIAYRMNPRLVRGLDYYNLTVFEWVTDRLGAQGTVCGGGRYDGLIELLGGKPAPAVGFAIGVERLLDLWSQGEAPEARPECDVYIVHQDEAGQRQAARLGEQLRDAGLRVVVHAGSSGFKSQFKRADASGAQVAVILGADELAAQVASVKWLRSTQQEGSGQQQVPFAELANVLLPGRPKAKSAP; from the coding sequence ATGACCCAGGCTTTCCAGAAACTCGCCGCCATCCGCGGCATGAACGACATTCTTCCCGAGGCGGGCGCCCGCTGGGAGCAGTTCGAGGCCATCGTGCGCGACTGGCTCCAGTCCTACGGCTACCGCAACATGCGCGCGCCGGTGCTCGAGCACACGCGCCTCTTCACGCGCGGCATCGGCGAGGTGACCGACATCGTCGAGAAGGAGATGTACTCCTTCACCGACTCGCTGAATGGCGAATCGCTCACCATGCGTCCCGAGTTCACCGCCGGCATGGTGCGCGCGGCCATCGAGCACAACCTGCTCTATGACCGGCCGCAGCGCGTCTATGCCATGGGTCCGGTGTTCCGCCACGAGCGCCCGCAGCGCGGCCGCTATCGCCAGTTCCACCAGATCGACGTCGAGGCCCTGGGCTTTGCCGGTCCCGATGTCGATGCCGAGATGATCGTCATGCTGGCCCGCCTGTGGCGCCAGCTGGGCCTGACCGACATCCGGCTGGAATTGAATTCCCTGGGCCAGCCCGAAGAGCGCGCCCGCCACCGGGAAGCGCTCATCGCGCACCTGGAGCAGCACCGCGACATCCTCGACGAGGACGGCCAGCGGCGCATGTACACCAATCCCCTGCGCGTGCTGGATACCAAGAATCCGGCCATGCAGGCCATGGCCGACAGCGCGCCGCGCCTGTCCGACTTCCTGGGCGAGGCCTCGCGCGCGCACCTGCAGGGCGTCTGCGACCGCCTCGACGACGCCGGCATCGCCTATCGCATGAACCCGCGCCTGGTCCGCGGCCTGGACTACTACAACCTCACCGTGTTCGAGTGGGTCACCGACAGGCTGGGCGCCCAGGGCACCGTCTGCGGCGGCGGCCGCTACGACGGCCTCATCGAACTGCTGGGCGGCAAGCCCGCGCCTGCCGTCGGCTTTGCCATCGGCGTGGAACGCCTGCTGGACCTCTGGTCCCAGGGCGAGGCGCCCGAGGCCCGGCCCGAGTGCGACGTCTACATCGTCCACCAGGACGAGGCCGGCCAGCGCCAGGCTGCCAGGCTGGGCGAACAGCTGCGCGACGCCGGCCTGCGGGTCGTCGTGCATGCCGGCAGCAGCGGTTTCAAGTCCCAGTTCAAGCGCGCCGACGCAAGCGGCGCCCAGGTTGCGGTTATTCTTGGCGCCGACGAGCTGGCCGCCCAGGTGGCCAGCGTCAAGTGGTTGCGCAGCACGCAGCAGGAAGGCAGCGGGCAGCAGCAGGTTCCGTTCGCGGAGTTGGCCAATGTTTTGCTGCCGGGCCGCCCCAAGGCAAAAAGCGCCCCCTAG
- the ispG gene encoding flavodoxin-dependent (E)-4-hydroxy-3-methylbut-2-enyl-diphosphate synthase, whose protein sequence is MQDTLIPCAEPQPAPVGPLGRHATRAVAVTWGDRVVTIGGSSPVVVQSMTNTDTALAIDTAIQVKDLALAGSELVRITVNTPEAAKEVPAIREQLDRMGVPVPLVGDFHYNGHKLLTQFPECAQALSKYRINPGNMGGGKKRDDNFAQMIEVAARYDKPVRIGVNWGSLDHELMARMMDENSRRAQPWPAQAVMREALVVSAITNARRAEALGLGGDRIVLSCKVSHVQDLIAVYRDLSSRCDYPLHLGLTEAGMGSKGIVASTAALGVLLQEGIGDTIRISLTPEPGGDRTREVVVGQEILQTMGLRAFTPMVVACPGCGRTSSTFFQELADDIQSFLRRQMPIWREQYPGVESMNVAVMGCVVNGPGESRHADIGISLPGTGEIPSAPVFVDGERTVTLKGDHIAQEFQAIVENYVARRYGAPLVVQD, encoded by the coding sequence ATGCAAGACACCCTGATTCCCTGCGCCGAGCCCCAGCCCGCGCCCGTCGGTCCGCTGGGCCGTCACGCCACCCGCGCCGTGGCAGTCACCTGGGGTGACCGCGTCGTCACCATCGGCGGTTCCTCGCCGGTGGTGGTGCAGTCGATGACCAACACCGACACCGCGCTGGCCATCGATACGGCCATCCAGGTCAAGGACCTTGCCCTGGCGGGCTCCGAGCTGGTGCGCATCACGGTGAACACGCCCGAGGCCGCCAAGGAAGTGCCGGCCATCCGCGAGCAGCTCGACCGCATGGGCGTGCCGGTGCCGCTGGTGGGCGATTTCCACTACAACGGCCACAAGCTGCTCACGCAGTTTCCCGAGTGCGCGCAGGCCTTGTCCAAGTACCGGATCAACCCGGGCAACATGGGCGGGGGCAAGAAGCGCGACGACAATTTCGCCCAGATGATCGAAGTGGCTGCCCGCTACGACAAGCCGGTGCGTATCGGCGTGAACTGGGGCAGCCTGGACCACGAGCTGATGGCGCGCATGATGGACGAGAACAGTCGCCGCGCGCAGCCCTGGCCGGCCCAGGCCGTCATGCGCGAGGCGCTGGTGGTGTCGGCCATCACCAATGCCCGGCGCGCCGAGGCGCTGGGCCTGGGCGGCGACAGGATCGTGCTGTCCTGCAAGGTCAGCCATGTCCAGGACCTGATCGCGGTCTATCGCGACCTGTCATCCCGTTGCGACTACCCGCTGCACCTGGGCCTGACCGAAGCCGGCATGGGCAGCAAGGGCATCGTGGCGTCCACCGCCGCCCTGGGCGTGCTGCTGCAGGAAGGCATCGGCGACACCATCCGCATCTCGCTCACCCCCGAGCCGGGCGGCGACCGCACCCGCGAAGTCGTGGTCGGACAGGAAATCCTGCAGACCATGGGGCTGCGCGCGTTCACGCCCATGGTCGTGGCGTGCCCGGGTTGCGGACGCACCAGCAGCACTTTCTTCCAGGAACTGGCCGACGACATCCAGTCCTTCCTGCGCCGCCAGATGCCCATCTGGCGCGAGCAGTATCCGGGCGTCGAGTCCATGAACGTCGCGGTCATGGGCTGTGTCGTGAACGGTCCCGGCGAAAGCCGCCATGCCGACATCGGCATCAGCCTGCCCGGCACCGGCGAGATCCCCTCGGCGCCGGTGTTCGTCGACGGCGAGCGCACGGTCACGCTCAAGGGCGACCACATCGCCCAGGAATTCCAGGCCATCGTCGAGAACTACGTGGCGCGCCGGTATGGCGCCCCTCTCGTGGTCCAGGACTGA
- a CDS encoding YfgM family protein gives MAYDLDEQEKLDSLKAWWARYGLAVSAALLVVMASLAGWQGWRWYEAHRATQAMGYFEALQEAAGQQGDDAAARIKAASATLRDDFPGTPYAGRGALLAAHALAERKDVAGAREQLEWLAQAKDTTLQGVARLRLAGLLLDQKEYDAALAQLNDVPPGFAALYADRRGDVLAAQGKREEARAAWDSAVKSLEPGSPLTAALQLKIDALGGA, from the coding sequence ATGGCATACGATCTGGACGAACAGGAAAAACTCGACTCCCTCAAGGCCTGGTGGGCCCGCTACGGCCTGGCCGTCTCGGCCGCCCTGCTGGTGGTGATGGCCAGCCTGGCCGGCTGGCAGGGCTGGCGCTGGTACGAGGCGCACCGCGCCACCCAGGCCATGGGCTATTTCGAGGCGCTGCAGGAAGCGGCCGGACAGCAGGGCGATGACGCCGCTGCGCGCATCAAGGCCGCCAGCGCCACGCTGCGCGACGACTTCCCCGGCACGCCTTACGCCGGCCGCGGCGCGCTGCTGGCCGCCCACGCGCTGGCCGAGCGCAAGGACGTGGCTGGCGCGCGTGAGCAGCTGGAATGGCTGGCCCAGGCCAAGGACACCACGCTGCAGGGCGTGGCCCGCCTGCGCCTGGCCGGCCTGCTGCTGGACCAGAAGGAATACGATGCGGCCCTGGCGCAACTGAATGACGTGCCCCCGGGTTTCGCGGCGCTGTACGCCGACCGCCGCGGCGACGTGCTGGCCGCGCAAGGCAAGCGCGAGGAAGCCCGCGCCGCCTGGGACAGCGCCGTGAAGTCGCTCGAGCCGGGCAGCCCGCTCACGGCCGCGCTGCAACTGAAAATCGACGCCCTGGGCGGAGCTTGA
- the rlmN gene encoding 23S rRNA (adenine(2503)-C(2))-methyltransferase RlmN, translating to MTAAPSVNLLGLDSAALADLVGQWGGKPFRAKQLMRWVHQRGVGDFDAMSDLARDFRAQLAGQAEIATPPVLTEQRSTDGTRKWLFDVGQGNAIETVFIPEDDRGTLCISSQAGCTVACRFCSTGHQGFNRNLTTAEIIGQLWHARRTLSDDSGSARLAGAGQADAPAKLISNVVMMGMGEPLLNYEPVLAALRLMLDDNAYGLSRRRVTVSTSGVVPMMDKLGRDCPVALAVSLHAPNDALRDDLVPLNRKYPLAELLAACERYLEHAPRDFITFEYCMLDGVNDSDAHARELVRIARQVRCKLNLIPFNPFPQSGLKRSPAARVKQFAQRLMDADVLTTVRKTRGDDIDAACGQLAGDVKDRTRITERLSTRKNAIPIVELRA from the coding sequence ATGACTGCCGCCCCCTCCGTCAACCTGCTTGGACTCGATTCCGCCGCGCTTGCCGACCTCGTCGGACAGTGGGGGGGGAAGCCGTTTCGCGCCAAGCAGTTGATGCGGTGGGTGCACCAGCGTGGCGTGGGCGACTTCGACGCCATGAGCGACTTGGCGCGCGATTTCCGCGCCCAGCTCGCCGGCCAGGCCGAGATCGCCACCCCGCCCGTGCTCACCGAGCAACGCTCCACCGACGGCACCCGCAAGTGGTTGTTCGACGTGGGGCAGGGCAATGCCATCGAGACCGTCTTCATCCCCGAGGACGACCGGGGCACATTGTGCATTTCCAGCCAGGCCGGCTGTACCGTGGCCTGCCGCTTCTGTTCCACCGGCCATCAGGGGTTCAACCGGAACCTGACGACCGCCGAAATCATCGGCCAGCTGTGGCATGCCCGCCGGACCCTGTCCGACGACTCGGGCTCCGCGCGCCTGGCCGGCGCCGGCCAGGCCGATGCGCCCGCCAAGCTGATCAGCAACGTGGTCATGATGGGCATGGGCGAACCCCTGCTCAACTACGAGCCCGTGCTGGCGGCGCTGCGCCTCATGCTCGACGACAACGCCTATGGCCTGTCGCGCCGCCGCGTCACGGTGTCCACGTCCGGCGTGGTGCCCATGATGGACAAGCTGGGCCGCGATTGCCCGGTGGCGCTGGCCGTCTCGCTGCACGCGCCCAACGACGCGCTGCGCGACGATCTCGTGCCGCTGAACCGCAAGTACCCGCTGGCCGAGCTGCTGGCCGCCTGCGAGCGCTACCTCGAACACGCGCCGCGTGATTTCATCACTTTCGAATACTGCATGCTCGACGGCGTCAATGACTCCGACGCGCATGCCCGCGAACTGGTGCGCATCGCGCGCCAGGTCCGTTGCAAGCTCAACCTGATCCCTTTCAACCCCTTCCCGCAGTCGGGGCTCAAGCGCTCGCCCGCGGCGCGCGTGAAGCAGTTCGCGCAGCGCCTGATGGACGCCGACGTGCTGACCACCGTGCGCAAGACGCGCGGCGACGACATCGACGCCGCCTGCGGCCAGTTGGCCGGGGATGTGAAGGATCGCACCCGCATCACCGAACGCCTGTCCACCCGCAAGAACGCCATTCCTATCGTGGAGCTCCGCGCATGA
- a CDS encoding helix-turn-helix domain-containing protein has product MKLDTAAVPAPARAQAVGASGQPAASASSVAASASVGPALRALRQAKGLSLEEVSRRLKFSARQISALEEERWKDLPSGVSLRGLVRNYSRLLGADPDALTAALEPYLGGTAAGLARSINHVHTATPAEERQGSGSGLWLGLIVLLLLAGLGYAFWQGWLPTQWLSSFGLGTTPAAGGN; this is encoded by the coding sequence ATGAAGCTGGATACCGCCGCAGTTCCCGCCCCTGCGCGCGCGCAGGCCGTGGGTGCCAGTGGGCAGCCTGCGGCGTCGGCTTCCAGCGTGGCGGCCTCCGCGTCGGTGGGGCCCGCGCTGCGCGCCTTGCGCCAGGCCAAGGGCCTGTCGCTGGAAGAAGTGTCCCGCCGCCTGAAATTCTCCGCCCGCCAGATCTCGGCCCTCGAGGAAGAGCGCTGGAAGGACCTGCCCAGCGGCGTGTCGCTGCGCGGGCTGGTGCGCAACTATTCCCGCCTGCTGGGCGCCGACCCCGATGCGCTCACGGCGGCGCTCGAGCCCTACCTGGGCGGCACCGCGGCGGGCCTGGCGCGTTCCATCAATCATGTCCATACCGCCACGCCTGCCGAAGAGCGGCAGGGGTCGGGCTCCGGCCTCTGGCTGGGCCTGATCGTCCTGCTGCTCCTGGCTGGCCTGGGTTACGCTTTCTGGCAGGGCTGGCTGCCCACGCAATGGCTGTCGTCGTTCGGCCTGGGCACGACGCCCGCCGCCGGCGGCAACTGA